In Pseudomonadales bacterium, a single window of DNA contains:
- a CDS encoding acetyl-CoA C-acyltransferase → MTDEAVVIVSGARTPIGNFQGVFSEMSAPQLGAVATKEALARAGLNTEQIEELIFGCVLPAGLAQAPARQVALGAGLDISTQCTTVNKMCGSGMKAVMLAHDQIKVGSCNVAIAGGMENMTLAPYLVPKARGGLRLGHGELKDHMFYDGLEDAYSGRLMGSFAQDVADKEGLTRQQMDDYAVVSLQRAQAAIVNGYFGDEIASVTVTSRKGDVVVAEDELPKVANIEKIPTLKPAFKKDGTITAANSSAISDGAASLVLTTESHAKVLGLQPMARIVAHSTHAQAPSEFSLAPGGAIRKVLDRAGWDAQEVDLYEINEAFAMVALLAIREFSLDQGKVNIHGGACALGHPVGASGARIIVTLMYALKRLQQQKGVASLCIGGGEATAVAIEML, encoded by the coding sequence ATGACAGATGAAGCAGTTGTAATTGTTAGTGGCGCACGTACACCTATAGGTAATTTTCAGGGCGTTTTCTCCGAAATGAGCGCGCCGCAACTGGGGGCTGTCGCAACCAAAGAAGCCTTGGCGCGAGCTGGGCTAAACACCGAGCAGATTGAAGAGTTAATCTTTGGCTGCGTGCTTCCCGCTGGCTTGGCTCAGGCGCCTGCTCGGCAGGTGGCGCTGGGCGCTGGTCTCGATATCAGCACGCAATGCACTACTGTCAATAAGATGTGTGGTTCTGGCATGAAGGCGGTGATGTTGGCCCATGATCAAATTAAAGTGGGCAGCTGTAATGTGGCGATTGCTGGCGGCATGGAGAATATGACCTTGGCGCCTTACCTGGTTCCCAAAGCACGCGGGGGTTTACGCCTCGGTCATGGCGAACTCAAAGACCATATGTTTTATGATGGTCTGGAAGATGCTTATAGCGGGCGTCTTATGGGCAGTTTTGCCCAGGATGTTGCCGATAAAGAGGGTTTAACTCGGCAACAGATGGATGATTACGCCGTTGTCTCGTTGCAGCGAGCGCAGGCGGCGATAGTTAATGGGTATTTCGGTGACGAAATAGCCTCGGTAACGGTCACTTCACGCAAAGGCGATGTTGTGGTCGCTGAAGATGAATTACCGAAAGTTGCCAACATTGAAAAGATTCCGACACTCAAACCGGCCTTTAAGAAAGACGGTACCATCACCGCAGCCAATTCCAGCGCCATTTCTGATGGCGCGGCATCTCTCGTGCTAACCACAGAATCCCATGCCAAGGTACTGGGCTTGCAGCCAATGGCGCGGATTGTTGCGCATTCCACCCACGCCCAAGCCCCCAGTGAGTTTTCGCTTGCCCCCGGTGGTGCAATTCGAAAAGTGCTGGATCGGGCTGGTTGGGACGCCCAAGAGGTAGACCTTTATGAGATCAATGAAGCTTTCGCTATGGTTGCATTGCTGGCAATACGCGAATTCAGCTTGGATCAGGGCAAGGTCAATATTCATGGTGGCGCTTGTGCCCTCGGACACCCGGTCGGTGCTTCCGGTGCGCGCATTATTGTCACGCTCATGTACGCGCTGAAGCGGTTGCAGCAGCAAAAGGGGGTTGCCAGCCTATGTATTGGCGGCGGTGAAGCGACTGCCGTTGCGATAGAGATGCTTTGA
- a CDS encoding methylmalonyl-CoA mutase family protein, with the protein MGQSKAVTTNDTLRRQTVPFRFITAASLFDGHDASINIMRRILQSAGVEVIHLGHNRSVAEVVQSALQEDVQGIAISSYQGGHVEYFKYMIDLLKQNDASHIQVFGGGGGVIVPEEIKELESYGVSRIYSPQDGQQLGLRGMIDDMLSRCCLGSNDKAISSLEMLEQGDRNLLARTITAIERGELNDAQSQALTQRAAKTTVPVLGITGTGGAGKSSLTDELVRRFRLDTGDAIKIAVLAIDPTRRKTGGALLGDRIRMNAIYHPNLYMRSIGTRSSSGEIPKSLVQIIDATKLAGFDLIIVETPGIGQGDAGIVPFVDVPLYVMTPEFGAQSQLEKIDMLDFAELVVINKFDRKGSEDAYRDVSKQVQRNREAFSQTPDEMPVFGTIAAHFNDDGVTAAYQSLLSVLRNKGIREFDSLLPQVKVKTSSERSAIVPVHRQRYLAEIAESVRGYHGTVAKQVKLARERQQLVESSRMLRESGGQATSLEALIQAREEEMDSRARKLIDSWPATKQAYKAEAYVEKIGSREISFQLTRTSLSGNKIARVAVPDFEDHGELLKWLLLENLPGRFPYTAGVFSFKREGEDPARMFAGEGDAFRTNRRFKKLSEHSEAKRLSTAFDSVTLYGCDPGERPDIYGKVGNAGVSIATLDDMKALYDGFDLCDPRTSVSMTINGPAPTILAMFLNTAIDQKIERFKEENQRDPNQSELAQLKTTALEQVRGTVQADILKEDQGQNTCIFSTEFSLRMMGDIQQYFIDHRVNNFYSVSISGYHIAEAGANPITQLALTLANGFTYVETYLARGMHIDDFAGNLSFFFSNGMDPEYTVMGRVARRIWAVAMRFKYGANSRSQRLKYHIQTSGRSLHAQEMDFNDIRTTLQALIAIYDNCNSLHTNAYDEAITTPTEESVRRAMAIQLIINKEWGLANNENPNQGAFIMDELTNLVEEAVLVEFDKISERGGVLGAMETGYQRGKIQEESMFYEHKKHDGSLPIIGVNTFLGKPQPESVSIELARSTEDEKQNQIKRLGEFQQSHETESEQALASLKQVLMDGGNGFEALMEAVKFCSLGQITEMLFEVGGQYRRNM; encoded by the coding sequence ATGGGACAGAGTAAAGCGGTGACGACAAACGATACTTTAAGGCGACAAACTGTACCATTTCGGTTTATCACAGCGGCTAGTCTGTTTGATGGTCACGATGCTTCTATCAATATCATGCGCCGAATTCTGCAATCGGCAGGTGTTGAGGTTATTCACCTAGGACACAATCGTTCGGTGGCGGAAGTAGTGCAATCTGCACTGCAGGAAGATGTACAGGGAATTGCCATCAGTTCCTACCAGGGCGGCCATGTCGAATACTTTAAATATATGATCGACCTGCTCAAGCAAAACGACGCCAGCCATATTCAGGTATTCGGTGGCGGTGGTGGTGTGATCGTGCCGGAAGAAATCAAAGAGCTGGAAAGCTATGGTGTTTCGCGTATTTACTCGCCGCAGGACGGGCAGCAGCTGGGTCTGCGCGGTATGATCGATGATATGTTGTCGCGCTGTTGTTTGGGTAGTAACGACAAAGCTATCTCCTCACTGGAAATGCTTGAACAGGGCGATCGAAATTTGCTGGCACGAACTATTACTGCTATCGAGCGTGGCGAGTTGAATGATGCTCAATCGCAGGCGCTGACGCAGCGCGCCGCCAAGACCACAGTGCCAGTGCTGGGAATTACCGGAACCGGTGGTGCCGGTAAATCCTCCTTGACTGATGAGTTGGTTCGTCGCTTTCGCTTGGACACGGGCGATGCGATTAAAATTGCCGTGCTGGCGATTGATCCCACCCGTCGTAAAACCGGTGGTGCGCTGCTGGGTGATCGCATTCGGATGAATGCCATTTATCATCCGAACCTTTATATGCGCTCCATTGGCACACGTTCTTCTTCTGGTGAAATTCCAAAATCATTGGTACAAATTATCGACGCCACCAAATTGGCAGGGTTTGATTTGATCATCGTCGAAACCCCCGGCATTGGCCAGGGTGATGCTGGTATTGTCCCATTTGTCGATGTGCCACTCTACGTTATGACACCGGAATTTGGGGCGCAGAGCCAGCTGGAAAAAATCGACATGCTGGATTTTGCTGAGCTAGTGGTGATCAATAAGTTTGACCGTAAAGGCAGTGAAGATGCCTATCGTGACGTATCAAAACAGGTGCAGCGCAACCGCGAAGCTTTCTCGCAAACACCGGATGAAATGCCGGTGTTTGGTACTATCGCTGCGCACTTTAATGACGACGGCGTGACTGCTGCCTACCAGTCGTTGCTGTCAGTCTTGCGCAATAAAGGCATACGTGAATTTGACAGTCTCTTGCCTCAGGTGAAGGTTAAAACATCCTCCGAACGATCCGCTATAGTACCGGTCCATCGGCAACGCTATCTGGCTGAAATCGCTGAGTCCGTGCGTGGTTATCACGGCACGGTGGCGAAGCAGGTGAAGTTAGCGCGGGAGCGGCAGCAGCTCGTGGAATCCAGCCGTATGCTGCGCGAATCCGGCGGGCAGGCAACCAGTCTTGAGGCGCTGATTCAAGCTCGCGAAGAGGAAATGGATTCACGCGCACGCAAATTGATCGATAGCTGGCCCGCCACAAAACAGGCTTATAAAGCCGAGGCATATGTGGAGAAAATCGGTAGTCGGGAGATCAGTTTTCAGTTAACCCGCACCAGTTTGTCGGGCAATAAAATTGCACGGGTGGCAGTACCAGATTTTGAAGATCACGGTGAGTTGCTGAAATGGCTGCTACTGGAAAATTTGCCGGGGCGTTTTCCCTACACCGCCGGCGTCTTTTCTTTTAAGCGTGAGGGGGAAGATCCGGCGCGCATGTTCGCGGGGGAGGGCGATGCATTTCGTACCAATCGACGCTTTAAGAAACTGTCTGAACATTCTGAGGCGAAACGACTATCGACCGCGTTTGACTCCGTGACACTCTATGGTTGCGACCCCGGAGAGCGCCCCGATATTTACGGCAAAGTCGGTAATGCGGGCGTTTCCATTGCAACCCTGGATGATATGAAAGCACTCTATGACGGCTTTGACCTCTGCGATCCGAGAACCTCGGTTTCCATGACTATCAATGGGCCCGCGCCGACTATATTGGCGATGTTCTTGAATACAGCCATTGACCAAAAAATAGAGCGTTTCAAAGAAGAGAATCAGCGTGATCCTAATCAATCCGAATTAGCACAGCTCAAGACAACGGCCTTGGAACAGGTGCGCGGAACGGTGCAGGCGGATATTTTGAAGGAAGATCAGGGCCAGAATACCTGCATCTTCTCGACCGAATTCAGTCTGCGGATGATGGGCGATATTCAGCAGTATTTTATCGATCACCGGGTTAATAATTTCTACTCTGTGTCCATCTCCGGCTATCATATTGCAGAGGCGGGAGCGAACCCTATCACGCAACTGGCGCTGACACTGGCTAATGGTTTTACCTATGTAGAGACCTATCTGGCGCGCGGCATGCACATTGATGATTTTGCTGGCAACCTGTCCTTCTTTTTTTCCAACGGTATGGATCCTGAATACACTGTAATGGGTCGTGTGGCGCGACGGATTTGGGCGGTTGCCATGCGTTTCAAGTATGGCGCGAATAGCCGCAGTCAACGGTTGAAATATCATATTCAAACCTCCGGGCGTTCGTTGCACGCACAGGAAATGGATTTCAACGATATTCGCACCACGCTACAGGCGCTGATCGCTATTTATGACAACTGTAATAGTCTGCACACCAACGCCTACGACGAGGCCATTACTACCCCCACGGAAGAATCAGTGCGACGAGCAATGGCGATTCAGCTCATCATTAATAAAGAGTGGGGGCTGGCTAATAATGAAAACCCCAACCAGGGCGCCTTTATCATGGATGAATTGACTAATCTGGTGGAAGAGGCTGTGCTTGTGGAGTTCGATAAAATTTCCGAACGCGGTGGCGTGTTGGGAGCGATGGAAACCGGCTACCAGCGTGGAAAAATTCAAGAGGAATCCATGTTTTATGAGCATAAAAAGCATGATGGAAGCTTGCCCATTATTGGCGTGAATACTTTCTTAGGGAAACCACAGCCAGAGAGCGTCAGTATCGAATTGGCACGCTCCACCGAAGATGAAAAACAAAACCAGATAAAACGCTTGGGTGAATTTCAGCAGTCTCATGAAACGGAATCGGAGCAGGCGCTAGCCAGTCTGAAGCAGGTGCTGATGGATGGTGGCAACGGCTTCGAAGCGTTAATGGAGGCGGTAAAATTTTGTTCCCTTGGTCAGATTACGGAAATGTTATTTGAAGTGGGCGGTCAATACAGGCGAAATATGTAA
- a CDS encoding acetate/propionate family kinase, with translation MKIVVFNAGSSSLKFGVFDMSKEDSRVFKGEFERFKDGGCILHYRAGGEQGKPGHRKESLANLADAIAAVPSILNEFGFDVFDAVGHRVAHGGDRFHDATLIDEEVLAFIKACTPLAPLHNPANLLAITRSRDLWPNLPQVAVFDTAFHHTIPDRAYTYAVPKEWRDKGLRRYGFHGTSHKYVGLRVAKELHRPVTDLQIISCHLGNGASVCAINRGFSIDTSMGMTPLEGLVMGTRSGDVDPGLFAYLSRELGLTAEMVEKQLYSASGLKALAGTEDMRDVEQMAAEGNTDAQLALNVYAYRVRKYIGAYAAAMGGLDVIAFTGGVGENSASMRRRICDKFEFLGLHLDDDINQAIKLKGYEAPQIQSFDSRIKVIVTQTCEQNMIAQEVKHILTRAKPSNPQPNSWHIPVAVSARHVHLSDAAVIKLFGKEYQLSKARTLTQPEAWAAEETVEVIGPKGTLKHVRILGPTRDQTQIEVSKTDTFTLGLEAPVRPSGKLEHTPIVKLRGPAGELETNGLIIAARHIHMSQEDALKMGLQDGDYVDVQLGNGERGVAFSNTLIRVKNTYVTEMHIDTDEANAAGITFSTKGQLVINQTRSQADIVSKRNMALNGMETSE, from the coding sequence ATGAAAATAGTGGTATTCAACGCCGGTAGTTCTTCCCTCAAATTCGGTGTTTTTGATATGAGCAAAGAAGATAGTCGAGTATTTAAGGGGGAGTTCGAACGTTTTAAAGATGGTGGCTGTATCCTACACTATCGTGCCGGAGGTGAGCAGGGAAAGCCTGGGCACCGGAAGGAGTCGCTGGCAAACCTGGCAGATGCGATTGCTGCTGTTCCCAGCATTTTAAATGAGTTCGGTTTTGATGTTTTCGACGCGGTCGGCCATCGCGTCGCCCACGGAGGCGACCGTTTCCATGATGCCACCCTGATTGACGAAGAGGTATTAGCCTTTATCAAAGCATGTACGCCACTAGCCCCTTTGCACAATCCGGCAAACCTATTGGCAATCACCCGTAGCCGTGACCTTTGGCCTAACTTACCGCAAGTTGCCGTATTCGATACGGCGTTTCATCATACTATTCCTGACCGCGCTTACACCTATGCGGTGCCTAAAGAATGGCGAGATAAAGGTCTGCGCCGTTACGGTTTTCATGGTACTTCCCACAAGTACGTTGGCCTGCGAGTAGCAAAAGAACTGCATCGGCCGGTAACGGATTTACAAATCATTAGCTGCCATCTAGGCAACGGTGCCAGCGTTTGCGCAATCAACCGTGGCTTTTCAATTGACACGTCCATGGGTATGACACCACTGGAAGGTTTGGTCATGGGAACCCGTTCTGGCGATGTCGACCCAGGGCTCTTTGCCTATCTCTCGCGGGAATTAGGGCTAACTGCCGAAATGGTGGAAAAACAACTGTACTCAGCAAGTGGCTTGAAAGCGCTGGCCGGCACCGAAGACATGCGCGATGTCGAGCAAATGGCGGCCGAAGGCAATACCGATGCACAATTGGCATTGAACGTTTACGCCTACCGGGTCCGTAAATATATTGGCGCCTATGCCGCCGCCATGGGTGGCTTAGATGTCATCGCCTTTACCGGAGGGGTGGGGGAAAATTCTGCCTCGATGCGCCGCCGTATCTGCGACAAATTTGAATTCCTTGGCCTGCATTTGGATGACGACATCAACCAAGCAATCAAACTTAAAGGCTACGAAGCACCACAAATACAATCCTTTGATTCGCGTATTAAAGTCATTGTCACTCAAACCTGTGAGCAGAATATGATCGCTCAGGAAGTGAAACATATCCTCACCCGGGCGAAACCTAGCAACCCCCAACCCAATAGCTGGCATATTCCAGTCGCCGTATCCGCCCGGCATGTGCACCTTTCTGACGCAGCTGTTATCAAGCTGTTTGGCAAGGAATACCAACTCAGCAAAGCACGCACCCTGACCCAACCCGAGGCCTGGGCCGCTGAAGAAACTGTTGAGGTAATTGGCCCGAAGGGAACCCTGAAACATGTGCGAATCCTTGGGCCCACAAGGGATCAAACCCAAATAGAAGTTTCGAAAACCGACACGTTTACACTGGGACTCGAAGCCCCGGTGCGACCCTCCGGAAAACTGGAACACACCCCCATAGTCAAACTACGAGGCCCGGCCGGAGAACTGGAGACCAACGGGTTGATTATTGCCGCTCGGCATATCCACATGAGCCAGGAGGATGCTTTAAAAATGGGCCTCCAAGACGGCGATTACGTTGATGTTCAACTGGGCAACGGCGAACGGGGAGTCGCTTTTTCCAATACACTCATTCGTGTGAAAAATACCTACGTCACCGAAATGCATATCGACACCGATGAAGCCAATGCGGCGGGCATTACCTTTAGCACCAAAGGCCAGTTGGTGATCAATCAAACGCGCTCGCAAGCGGATATTGTAAGTAAACGCAACATGGCGCTGAACGGGATGGAGACGAGCGAGTAG
- a CDS encoding 3-hydroxyacyl-CoA dehydrogenase — protein sequence MQIKDKVAIVTGGASGLGRATAEALIKAGLKVAIFDLNNDEGEKFVAAQGDDKALYVAVNVTDVESVQAGIDQALAKFGALHICVNCAGIAPAKKILDREGQAMPLEDFNKVIQVNLIGSFNLARLSAQQFAKNEPMGEALERGLIINTASVAAYEGQVGQCAYAASKAGIVGLGLPMARDLAPLGIRVNTIAPGIMGTPMLLAMPENVQQSLVANVQFPKRLGLPNEFAKLVIHIAENAYLNAETIRLDGALRMQPR from the coding sequence ATGCAAATAAAAGACAAAGTGGCGATAGTCACGGGTGGCGCATCGGGCTTGGGTCGTGCCACAGCAGAGGCGTTAATCAAAGCCGGTTTAAAGGTCGCGATATTTGATTTAAATAATGACGAAGGCGAGAAATTTGTTGCCGCTCAGGGTGATGATAAAGCGCTCTACGTTGCCGTCAATGTAACGGATGTCGAATCAGTGCAGGCCGGTATCGACCAGGCGCTAGCAAAATTTGGAGCACTGCATATCTGTGTGAACTGTGCGGGAATTGCGCCTGCGAAAAAAATCCTGGATAGAGAAGGGCAGGCGATGCCGCTGGAGGATTTTAACAAAGTGATTCAGGTTAACCTGATTGGTAGTTTCAATCTGGCCAGATTATCGGCACAACAATTTGCTAAAAATGAACCGATGGGTGAAGCCCTTGAACGTGGTTTGATTATCAACACCGCATCCGTAGCAGCCTATGAAGGTCAAGTTGGGCAGTGCGCCTATGCTGCCAGTAAAGCAGGTATCGTCGGGCTTGGGTTGCCAATGGCGCGCGATCTAGCGCCACTGGGTATTCGCGTCAACACCATCGCTCCCGGCATTATGGGCACACCTATGTTGCTCGCTATGCCGGAAAATGTGCAGCAGAGCTTAGTGGCGAATGTGCAGTTTCCAAAACGTTTGGGGTTGCCCAACGAATTTGCTAAGTTGGTGATACATATTGCCGAGAATGCCTATCTGAATGCCGAAACCATTCGCCTGGATGGTGCGTTGCGGATGCAGCCTAGATAA
- a CDS encoding acyl-CoA dehydrogenase family protein: MDLNFTEEQSMIQDMARRFAEAELAPVAEQIDQQGDRTSFLHNLKELAALGFMGLNIRADYGGAETGTIAFSLAITEIAKACASTAVTMSVNNMVAEVIQAIASDEQKQTYLPKICSGEYPAAAFCLSESGAGSDPAGMKTRAVKEGKNWVLNGSKMWITSAEYAGVFVVWAVTDPSQPKGKGISCFLVEATTPGISIGKTEAKMGQRGSATNSVTFEDCRIPESALMGKLNDGYQIAIQELAGGRIGIGSLALGVALAAMDFSRAYIAERKQFGKAISEFQGIQWMLADAYTELEAARLLLMNAAFAKQQAKPFMKQAAMAKVYATEAANRACYTALQLMGGVGYTQEYPLERYARDARVTTIYEGTSEIQRVIIARELLREL; the protein is encoded by the coding sequence ATGGATCTCAATTTCACTGAAGAACAAAGTATGATTCAGGACATGGCGCGCCGCTTTGCCGAGGCGGAACTGGCACCTGTGGCTGAACAGATTGATCAACAGGGCGACCGAACGAGTTTTTTGCATAACTTGAAGGAGCTGGCTGCTTTAGGCTTTATGGGGCTGAATATTCGTGCAGACTATGGCGGCGCGGAAACCGGTACTATCGCGTTTAGCTTGGCGATTACAGAAATTGCCAAAGCTTGTGCTTCGACCGCTGTCACTATGTCAGTCAATAATATGGTGGCAGAAGTTATCCAGGCGATTGCCAGCGACGAACAGAAACAAACCTATCTCCCCAAAATATGCAGTGGTGAATATCCGGCTGCGGCGTTTTGCCTTTCCGAAAGCGGTGCTGGTTCTGACCCCGCTGGTATGAAAACAAGAGCGGTTAAAGAGGGCAAAAACTGGGTGTTGAATGGTTCCAAAATGTGGATCACCAGCGCTGAATATGCCGGTGTTTTTGTGGTGTGGGCTGTGACCGATCCGTCCCAGCCGAAGGGCAAAGGTATTTCCTGCTTTTTGGTGGAAGCTACTACCCCCGGCATTAGCATTGGCAAAACAGAAGCGAAAATGGGGCAGCGTGGCTCCGCGACCAACAGCGTAACCTTTGAAGATTGTCGAATTCCCGAAAGCGCTTTGATGGGTAAATTGAATGATGGCTATCAAATCGCCATTCAAGAGTTGGCCGGTGGGCGTATCGGTATCGGTTCGCTCGCGTTAGGTGTTGCGCTAGCAGCAATGGATTTTAGCCGCGCCTACATTGCCGAGCGCAAACAGTTTGGCAAAGCGATCAGCGAGTTTCAAGGTATTCAATGGATGCTGGCTGACGCCTATACAGAGTTGGAAGCAGCCCGTTTGTTATTGATGAATGCTGCCTTTGCAAAGCAGCAAGCTAAACCCTTTATGAAGCAGGCGGCGATGGCAAAAGTTTATGCCACGGAAGCGGCCAATCGAGCCTGCTATACCGCGCTTCAATTGATGGGTGGTGTCGGTTATACGCAGGAATATCCGTTGGAACGTTATGCGCGTGATGCGCGTGTCACCACAATTTACGAAGGCACTAGCGAAATACAACGCGTTATTATTGCGCGGGAATTGTTGCGGGAATTATAA